Proteins found in one Zea mays cultivar B73 chromosome 1, Zm-B73-REFERENCE-NAM-5.0, whole genome shotgun sequence genomic segment:
- the LOC109943815 gene encoding uncharacterized protein, whose translation MDRTAPVVAIAEAVDAARAAAVAAAEARCAALVAEKEARAAVESATIAAGKVERVVSAVKYGRFVEGDSMVESKDNVDLKYHVSIKNSLRYAIQEMRRQSSIIQNMNRLCCSIPEVEGGKVGKLSSHLKEVCKGLEKTSIVCEEDLENKCPGWDLDHPPSDVEDDCNPSEFEDQEDGYVSKDPELWEMVFEDMKWEENKVAVSLFEHCRIMGYDYDQIFDHTTR comes from the exons ATGGATCGAACTGCTCCGGTCGTCGCTATTGCAGAGGCTGTTGATGCTGCTCGTGCTGCGGCTGTTGCAGCTGCGGAGGCGAGATGTGCAGCGTTGGTTGCTGAGAAGGAGGCACGTGCGGCTGTTGAATCTGCCACTATTGCAGCGGGTAAGGTTGAACGTGTCGTATCTGCTGTGAAGTATGGTAGATTTGTAGAAGGTGACTCCATGGTGGAATCAAAG GATAATGTTGACTTGAAGTATCATGTTAGCATCAAGAACTCACTGCGATATGCCATACAAGAGATGAGGAGGCAATCTTCAATCATACAAAACATGAATAGGTTGTGTTGTAGCATCCCAGAAGTTGAAGGGGGTAAGGTTGGAAAGCTTTCTTCGCATTTGAAGGAAGTGTGCAAGGGTCTCGAGAAGACATCtattgtttgtgaagaagatctGGAGAACAAATGTCCTGGTTGGGACCTAGATCATCCCCCTTCAGATGTTGAAGACGACTGTAACCCTTCAGAATTTGAGGACCAAGAAGATGGATATGTGTCAAAAGATCCGGAGCTGTGGGAAATGGTTTTTGAAGACATGAAGTGGGAAGAGAACAAAGTTGCTGTCTCTTTGTTCGAGCATTGTCGTATTATGGGCTACGACTACGACCAGATATTTGATCATACTACCAGATGA
- the LOC109943568 gene encoding uncharacterized protein has product MIWSCSTTRTLAFLPPPQGPTLSSPHSSSPLRGQTANKDNDWEFFVLSDFWNEEGRRDVPSEMQMYSELGLNEEDKAKENQRDESVLGGTSNLDQSEPINFGDNSIDQPMEDFLPNEKRVVYDKMNLSMQPGSLFPNMKEFRIAMRQYAIKHEFELGIEVTSTTRYVGYCKGDDCHWRIYAREEKKGLPTIVVAVLHDTHTCTSSGRRKTTTPSCGWVAFHALPLLMKKPQMGAKELKDTLQGIHNVTIGYDTVWKGKEKALQELFGTWEESFKLLFSWREAVLAKEPDSIVEIDVVLEDGKYYFNRFFCALGPCISGFRDGCRPYISVDSTALNGRWNGQLASATGVDGHNWMFPIAFGFFQTETVESWIWFMSQLKKAVGEHGVLAICSDAQKGLMHAVTHCFPYAEKRECFRHLMNNYVKSYSGSEHMYPAARAYRREVFEHHVSQVRSIPKIAEYLDQHHKFLWYRSGFDPSIKCDYITNNMAEVFNNWVKDHKDLPICDLADKIREITMELFHRRRKIGERLQGLILPSVMATLKAQTRGLGHLTIVKSDNYLAEVRDSTNCLTKHVVKAESRQCSCEEWQHTGKPCQHGLAVIVAQDVRNVGMENFVDEYYSVDKFRKAYMGRIQPIGDRSFWPKVDFSKEVCAPMAKRTVGRQRKNRMKSCLEGGSGTKRKVIQNAQGTTKIKRQYTCPSCGQLGHRKTSYKCPLNGTKKRKRKPRKNTTKNWIPKELRTSTSQPSTSNKDVETGGQEDINADAELVLVETGGDELVRVETGGQEDSNADAELVLVETGGHEDMNTHAELVRVETPLSSPPRSLKWLVKKITPRKKMKRDVQRE; this is encoded by the exons ATGATTTGGAGCTGTTCAACGACGCGGACATTGGCATTTCTCCCCCCCCCCCAAG GTCCCACATTGTCTTCACCGCATAGTTCAAGTCCCTTACGTGGTCAGACTGCTAATAAG GACAACGATTGGGAATTTTTTGTACTAAGCGATTTTTGGAATGAGGAAGGGAGACGTGATGTTCCAAGTGAGATGCAAATGTATTCTGAACTAGGTCTGAATGAAGAGGACAAGGCAAAGGAAAATCAAAGAGATGAATCCGTTTTAGGTGGTACTAGTAATTTGGATCAATCGGAGCCTATTAATTTTGGAGACAATAGTATAGACCAACCAATGGAGGACTTCCTACCAAATGAGAAGAGGGTTGTGTATGATAAAATGAATCTGTCAATGCAACCTGGTAGTTTGTTTCCCAACATGAAAGAATTTCGAATTGCTATGAGGCAATATGCCATAAAACATGAGTTCGAGCTAGGAATAGAGGTAACTTCGACTACCAGATACGTCGGATATTGTAAAGGTGATGATTGCCATTGGAGGATTTATGCACGGGAAGAAAAGAAAGGTTTACCGACCATTGTG GTTGCTGTATTGCATGATACGCATACTTGCACATCTAGTGGAAGGAGGAAGACGACTACACCAAGTTGTGGATGGGTAGCTTTTCACGCTTTACCACTTCTTATGAAGAAACCCCAGATGGGTGCCAAGGAATTGAAAGATACACTTCAAGGAATTCACAATGTCACTATTGGGTACGACACAGTTTGGAAGGGCAAGGAGAAGGCATTACAAGAGTTGTTTGGCACTTGGGAGGAGAGTTTCAAGCTCTTATTCTCTTGGCGGGAGGCAGTCCTTGCTAAGGAGCCTGACAGCATTGTAGAGATTGATGTGGTGTTAGAGGATGGGAAGTACTATTTCAACCGTTTCTTTTGTGCCTTAGGACCTTGCATCTCAGGGTTTAGGGATGGTTGTAGACCATACATAAGTGTCGACTCGACCGCACTGAACGGTAGATGGAATGGCCAGCTTGCTTCAGCAACCGGTGTGGATGGCCATAATTGGATGTTTCCTATAGCATTTGGGTTTTTCCAAACTGAGACAGTTGAAAGTTGGATTTGGTTCATGTCCCAATTAAAGAAGGCTGTTGGAGAACATGGAGTACTAGCTATTTGTTCGGACGCTCAAAAAGGCTTAATGCATGCAGTGACACATTGTTTCCCTTATGCTGAGAAGAGAGAGTGCTTCCGACATCTCATGAACAACTATGTCAAAAGCTACTCAGGTTCCGAACACATGTATCCAGCTGCAAGGGCATATAGAAGGGAAGTGTTTGAGCACCATGTCAGCCAAGTAAGAAGTATTCCTAAGATAGCTGAATATTTGGATCAACATCACAAATTTCTTTGGTACAGGAGTGGTTTCGACCCATCTATTAAATGTGATTACATAACAAATAACATGGCTGAGGTCTTTAACAACTGGGTGAAGGATCACAAGGACCTACCTATTTGTGACTTAGCTGATAAGATTCGAGAGATTACCATGGAGTTGTTTCATCGGAGGAGAAAGATAGGGGAAAGACTGCAGGGATTGATCTTGCCATCTGTTATGGCTACACTGAAAGCTCAGACTAGAGGATTGGGCCATTTGACAATTGTAAAAAGTGACAATTACTTGGCAGAGGTGAGGGATAGTACTAATTGTTTGACAAAACATGTGGTGAAGGCAGAGTCGAGACAATGTTCTTGTGAAGAGTGGCAGCACACAGGAAAACCTTGTCAACATGGATTGGCAGTGATTGTTGCCCAGGATGTAAGGAATGTTGGTATGGAGAACTTTGTTGATGAGTATTATTCTGTAGACAAGTTTAGAAAAGCTTACATGGGAAGGATTCAACCTATTGGTGACCGTTCTTTTTGGCCGAAGGTGGATTTTTCAAAGGAGGTATGTGCACCAATGGCTAAAAGAACGGTTGGGCGACAAAGGAAAAACAGAATGAAGAGTTGTCTAGAGGGTGGCAGTGGGACAAAAAGAAAGGTCATACAGAATGCTCAAGGAACAACTAAGATAAAAAGACAATACACTTGTCCAAGCTGTGGTCAACTAGGTCATCGGAAGACCAGTTATAAATGCCCTTTGAATGGAACAAAGAAGAG GAAGAGGAAACCAAGGAAGAATACTACGAAAAATTGGATCCCGAAAGAGTTGCGGACTTCTACATCACAACCTAGTACTTCAAATAAAGATGTAGAAACCGGTGGCCAAGAAGACATCAATGCTGATGCAGAACTAGTGCTTGTTGAAACCGGTGGCGATGAACTAGTGCGTGTTGAAACCGGTGGCCAAGAAGACAGCAATGCTGATGCAGAACTAGTGCTTGTTGAAACCGGTGGCCATGAAGACATGAACACTCATGCAGAACTTGTGCGTGTTGAAACCCCTCTTAGTTCTCCACCCAGAAGTTTGAAGTGGCTTGTGAAGAAAATTACTccgaggaagaaaatgaagcgtGATGTGCAAAGGGAGTAG
- the LOC100285229 gene encoding transcriptional corepressor LEUNIG_HOMOLOG isoform X1 encodes MARTNWEADKMLDVYIYDYLVKRNLQATAKAFIAEGKVATDPVAIDAPGGFLFEWWSIFWDIFHSSTAKASSTSTAAAFIDHTAKQQQPIGAGTGAPPPHPLHDSREHQMRLQQLLHQHNPHLHTTRDASPPASINALNSDVSAVLASKMMQDRVRNPNPIDSDASQHLLDANRIALLKSPPPSHTGPMPMQQQLHPRNQQLDIKPDVGMPQRTMPADPSSMYASGMMHPKPALLATGLNQGGVGSVPLKGWPLTVPGIDQLRSNLGVQKQLVPSSNQFQLLSPQQQLLAQAQTQNDLTRMGSPAPSASPNVRPDDPDYLMKLKMAQMQQSSGHRPMELQQPHQQNTRKRKPTSSGAANSSGTGNTVGPSPPSTPSTHTPGGGVPVASNVNILQKSSMICGVDATGGLASSSNQMDALDSFVDFDENVDSFLSNDDVDGRGMFAALEKGSSEHNTESLKGLSLSEVGNNRTSNNKVVCCHFSSDGKLLASAGHEKKVFLWNMDNFKMDTKIEDHTNFITDIRFRTNSTQLATSSSDGTVRLWNAADESGALQTFHGHRSHVTSVDFHPRLTEVLCSCDDNGEILFWTVGQTTSTHVLRVKQGGTGRVRFEPRSGQLLAVAAGSMVNIFDVEKQSSLPCPPKGHNSEVNFVSWDENGEYLASVSQDTVKVWSVSSGVCIHELRSNGNQYQSCTFHPRYPKVLIVGGYQTLELWSLSDNQRIPIQAHEGLIAALAHSPFTGMIASASHDRCVKLWK; translated from the exons ATGGCGCGGACCAACTGGGAGGCCGATAAGAT GCTCGACGTCTACATCTATGACTACCTGGTGAAGCGCAACCTGCAGGCCACCGCCAAGGCCTTCATCGCCGAGGGCAAGGTCGCCACCGACCCCGTCGCCATCGACGCCCCCGGCGGCTTCCTCTTCGAGTGGTGGTCCATCTTCTGGGACATCTTCCATTCGTCCACCGCCAAAGCCTCATCCACATCCACTGCCGCCGCCTTCATCGACCACACCGCCAAGCAACAGCAGCCAATCGGCGCCGGGACCGGGGCGCCTCCTCCTCATCCCCTTCACGAT TCCAGAGAGCACCAGATGAGGCTCCAGCAGCTGCTGCACCAACacaacccccacctccacactacAAGAGATGCTTCTCCTCCCGCCTCTATCAATGCCCTCAACTCCGATGTCTCCGCTGTCCTCGCGTCCAAAATGATGCAAGACCGAGTCAGGAACCCCAACCCTATTGACTCCGACGCCTCACAGCATCTCCTAGACGCAAACAGGATCGCGCTTCTAAAGTCACCACCACCTAGCCACACTGG GCCTATGCCTATGCAGCAGCAGCTTCATCCAAGGAACCAGCAACTT GACATCAAGCCCGATGTTGGTATGCCACAGAGAACGATGCCTGCAGACCCTTCTTCCATGTATGCATCAGGGATGATGCACCCAAAACCTGCATTACTTGCCACTG GACTAAATCAAGGTGGTGTTGGGAGTGTGCCACTTAAAGGTTGGCCTTTAACG GTCCCAGGTATTGACCAACTCCGGTCCAATTTAGGTGTGCAGAAGcaattggtgccatcttcaaaccagTTCCAACTTTTATCGCCACAACAACAGTTGCTTGCTCAGGCACAAACACAGAATGACCTTACCAGAATGGGTTCTCCAGCACCATCTGCTTCGCCGAATGTTCGACCAGATGACCCGGATTATTTGATGAAG TTGAAGATGGCCCAGATGCAGCAGTCCTCAGGCCACAGGCCTATGGAATTGCAACAGCCGCATCAGCAG AACACTAGAAAGCGGAAGCCAACTTCTTCCGGAGCAGCTAATAGTTCTGGCACAGGAAATACTGTCGGGCCTTCTCCTCCGTCAACTCCATCCACTCATACCCCTGGTGGTGGAGTACCAGTGGCTAGCAATGTTAATATTTTACAGAAGAGTTCAATGATTtgtggtgtggatgcaactgGTGGACTTGCCTCATCCTCAAACCAGATG GATGCTTTGGATAgttttgttgattttgatgaaaaCGTCGACTCTTTTTTGTCGAATGATGATGTAGACGGAAGAGGCATGTTTGCAGCACTTGAAAAAGGGTCTTCAGAGCACAATACAGAGTCCTTAAAGG GTCTCTCTTTGAGTGAAGTTGGTAACAACCGTACAAGTAACAACAAAGTTGTTTGCTGTCACTTCTCTTCAGATGGGAAGTTACTCGCTAGTGCCGGCCATGAGAAGAAG GTCTTCCTCTGGAATATGGACAATTTTAAGATGGATACCAAAATAGAAGACCATACAAACTTTATCACAGACATAAGATTCAGAACTAATTCAACTCAGTTGGCTACATCATcttctgacggaactgttcgactTTGGAATGCTGCTGAT gaaagtggCGCTTTACAAACTTTTCATGGGCATAGGTCTCATGTAACATCAGTAGATTTTCACCCAAGATTGACAGAGGTTCTTTGCTCTTGCGACGACAATGGAGAAATTCTCTTCTGGACAGTTGGTCAGACTACATCTACTCATGTTTTGCGG GTGAAGCAGGGTGGAACTGGAAGAGTCAGGTTTGAACCTCGAAGTGGGCAGCTCCTCGCTGTGGCAGCTGGAAGCATGGTGAACATTTTTGATGTTGAAAAGCAATCCAGCTTACCCTGCCCTCCAAAG GGTCACAATAGTGAGGTAAACTTTGTGTCCTGGGATGAAAATGGTGAATATCTGGCATCTGTAAGTCAGGACACTGTGAAAGTGTGGTCGGTATCGTCTGGTGTGTGCATTCATGAGTTACGATCCAATGGAAACCAATATCAGTCATGCACATTCCATCCTAGATACCCGAAAGTGTTGATTGTTGGTGGTTATCAG ACTCTGGAGCTGTGGAGCTTATCAGATAACCAGAGAATCCCAATCCAGGCGCACGAAGGGTTGATAGCTGCACTGGCGCACTCCCCGTTCACTGGAATGATTGCCTCTGCCAGTCATGACAGATGTGTAAAGCTCTGGAAGTAG
- the LOC100285229 gene encoding transcriptional corepressor LEUNIG_HOMOLOG isoform X2 — MARTNWEADKMLDVYIYDYLVKRNLQATAKAFIAEGKVATDPVAIDAPGGFLFEWWSIFWDIFHSSTAKASSTSTAAAFIDHTAKQQQPIGAGTGAPPPHPLHDSREHQMRLQQLLHQHNPHLHTTRDASPPASINALNSDVSAVLASKMMQDRVRNPNPIDSDASQHLLDANRIALLKSPPPSHTGPMPMQQQLHPRNQQLDIKPDVGMPQRTMPADPSSMYASGMMHPKPALLATGLNQGGVGSVPLKGWPLTVPGIDQLRSNLGVQKQLVPSSNQFQLLSPQQQLLAQAQTQNDLTRMGSPAPSASPNVRPDDPDYLMKLKMAQMQQSSGHRPMELQQPHQQNTRKRKPTSSGAANSSGTGNTVGPSPPSTPSTHTPGGGVPVASNVNILQKSSMICGVDATGGLASSSNQMDALDSFVDFDENVDSFLSNDDVDGRGMFAALEKGSSEHNTESLKGLSLSEVGNNRTSNNKVVCCHFSSDGKLLASAGHEKKVFLWNMDNFKMDTKIEDHTNFITDIRFRTNSTQLATSSSDGTVRLWNAADESGALQTFHGHRSHVTSVDFHPRLTEVLCSCDDNGEILFWTVGQTTSTHVLRVKQGGTGRVRFEPRSGQLLAVAAGSMVNIFDVEKQSSLPCPPKTLELWSLSDNQRIPIQAHEGLIAALAHSPFTGMIASASHDRCVKLWK; from the exons ATGGCGCGGACCAACTGGGAGGCCGATAAGAT GCTCGACGTCTACATCTATGACTACCTGGTGAAGCGCAACCTGCAGGCCACCGCCAAGGCCTTCATCGCCGAGGGCAAGGTCGCCACCGACCCCGTCGCCATCGACGCCCCCGGCGGCTTCCTCTTCGAGTGGTGGTCCATCTTCTGGGACATCTTCCATTCGTCCACCGCCAAAGCCTCATCCACATCCACTGCCGCCGCCTTCATCGACCACACCGCCAAGCAACAGCAGCCAATCGGCGCCGGGACCGGGGCGCCTCCTCCTCATCCCCTTCACGAT TCCAGAGAGCACCAGATGAGGCTCCAGCAGCTGCTGCACCAACacaacccccacctccacactacAAGAGATGCTTCTCCTCCCGCCTCTATCAATGCCCTCAACTCCGATGTCTCCGCTGTCCTCGCGTCCAAAATGATGCAAGACCGAGTCAGGAACCCCAACCCTATTGACTCCGACGCCTCACAGCATCTCCTAGACGCAAACAGGATCGCGCTTCTAAAGTCACCACCACCTAGCCACACTGG GCCTATGCCTATGCAGCAGCAGCTTCATCCAAGGAACCAGCAACTT GACATCAAGCCCGATGTTGGTATGCCACAGAGAACGATGCCTGCAGACCCTTCTTCCATGTATGCATCAGGGATGATGCACCCAAAACCTGCATTACTTGCCACTG GACTAAATCAAGGTGGTGTTGGGAGTGTGCCACTTAAAGGTTGGCCTTTAACG GTCCCAGGTATTGACCAACTCCGGTCCAATTTAGGTGTGCAGAAGcaattggtgccatcttcaaaccagTTCCAACTTTTATCGCCACAACAACAGTTGCTTGCTCAGGCACAAACACAGAATGACCTTACCAGAATGGGTTCTCCAGCACCATCTGCTTCGCCGAATGTTCGACCAGATGACCCGGATTATTTGATGAAG TTGAAGATGGCCCAGATGCAGCAGTCCTCAGGCCACAGGCCTATGGAATTGCAACAGCCGCATCAGCAG AACACTAGAAAGCGGAAGCCAACTTCTTCCGGAGCAGCTAATAGTTCTGGCACAGGAAATACTGTCGGGCCTTCTCCTCCGTCAACTCCATCCACTCATACCCCTGGTGGTGGAGTACCAGTGGCTAGCAATGTTAATATTTTACAGAAGAGTTCAATGATTtgtggtgtggatgcaactgGTGGACTTGCCTCATCCTCAAACCAGATG GATGCTTTGGATAgttttgttgattttgatgaaaaCGTCGACTCTTTTTTGTCGAATGATGATGTAGACGGAAGAGGCATGTTTGCAGCACTTGAAAAAGGGTCTTCAGAGCACAATACAGAGTCCTTAAAGG GTCTCTCTTTGAGTGAAGTTGGTAACAACCGTACAAGTAACAACAAAGTTGTTTGCTGTCACTTCTCTTCAGATGGGAAGTTACTCGCTAGTGCCGGCCATGAGAAGAAG GTCTTCCTCTGGAATATGGACAATTTTAAGATGGATACCAAAATAGAAGACCATACAAACTTTATCACAGACATAAGATTCAGAACTAATTCAACTCAGTTGGCTACATCATcttctgacggaactgttcgactTTGGAATGCTGCTGAT gaaagtggCGCTTTACAAACTTTTCATGGGCATAGGTCTCATGTAACATCAGTAGATTTTCACCCAAGATTGACAGAGGTTCTTTGCTCTTGCGACGACAATGGAGAAATTCTCTTCTGGACAGTTGGTCAGACTACATCTACTCATGTTTTGCGG GTGAAGCAGGGTGGAACTGGAAGAGTCAGGTTTGAACCTCGAAGTGGGCAGCTCCTCGCTGTGGCAGCTGGAAGCATGGTGAACATTTTTGATGTTGAAAAGCAATCCAGCTTACCCTGCCCTCCAAAG ACTCTGGAGCTGTGGAGCTTATCAGATAACCAGAGAATCCCAATCCAGGCGCACGAAGGGTTGATAGCTGCACTGGCGCACTCCCCGTTCACTGGAATGATTGCCTCTGCCAGTCATGACAGATGTGTAAAGCTCTGGAAGTAG